In the Pseudomonas sp. ADAK2 genome, one interval contains:
- a CDS encoding FAD/NAD(P)-dependent oxidoreductase: MATARIVIVGAGPAGIRCAETLLAAGFKPILIDENRRDGGQIYRRQPEGFTRNYATLYGTEAAKAKDLHLSFDRLRGSIDYRPDTLVWNLTPGQLCCVTQGKHTTVDYDALILCTGATDRLMPIEGWQLAGTYSLGGAQIALKSQAVSIGHSVVFMGSGPLLYLVASQYVKAGAKVAAVLDTSPFSKRIGALPKLLARPGLLFTGMKLLAQLYRAKIPVHLGIKPLQVKGDAANGVSGVRALTARGETINVDCDAVALGYHLRPETQLADLAGCRMRFDEASGQWWLAVDEEGRTSVSGVYAAGDGSKIRGADAAEHAGRLVAMALLEDLQKPVNAGLRDETRQALAVMDQFRLGLAQAFPWPAEQAKALPDTAIVCRCEMISAGELRAVVSEKGACEVNRAKAFSRVGMGRCQGRYCSQAGAEVIAAAAGVSVQQVGRQRGQAPVKPLSMLTEEVSP, from the coding sequence ATGGCCACTGCACGGATAGTTATTGTCGGCGCCGGGCCGGCGGGTATTCGCTGTGCCGAGACGTTGCTGGCGGCGGGTTTCAAACCGATTCTGATCGATGAAAATCGCCGGGATGGCGGGCAGATCTATCGGCGGCAGCCGGAAGGGTTTACCCGTAATTACGCCACGCTTTATGGAACCGAAGCCGCCAAGGCTAAAGACCTGCACCTGAGTTTCGATCGCTTGCGCGGCTCGATTGATTACCGCCCCGACACCCTGGTGTGGAACCTGACGCCGGGACAGTTGTGCTGTGTCACACAAGGCAAGCACACGACGGTGGATTACGACGCGCTGATCCTCTGCACCGGCGCCACCGACCGCTTGATGCCGATTGAAGGCTGGCAACTGGCGGGGACCTACAGCCTCGGCGGGGCGCAGATTGCGCTCAAGTCCCAGGCGGTTTCCATTGGTCACAGCGTCGTGTTTATGGGCAGCGGGCCGTTGTTGTATCTGGTCGCCAGTCAATACGTGAAGGCGGGCGCGAAGGTGGCGGCGGTGCTCGACACCTCGCCGTTCAGCAAGCGCATCGGTGCCTTGCCTAAATTGCTGGCGCGACCCGGATTGCTGTTCACCGGAATGAAACTGTTGGCGCAGTTGTATCGGGCGAAGATCCCGGTGCACCTCGGCATTAAACCGCTGCAAGTGAAGGGAGACGCGGCCAACGGTGTCAGTGGTGTGCGGGCATTGACGGCGCGTGGCGAGACTATAAATGTGGATTGCGATGCCGTGGCCCTGGGTTATCACCTGCGCCCGGAAACCCAATTGGCGGATCTGGCCGGTTGCCGCATGCGCTTCGACGAGGCGTCCGGCCAATGGTGGCTGGCGGTGGATGAGGAAGGCCGGACTTCAGTCAGCGGCGTGTATGCCGCCGGTGATGGCTCGAAGATTCGCGGCGCGGACGCCGCCGAACACGCCGGTCGCCTGGTGGCCATGGCGCTGCTGGAAGACCTGCAGAAACCAGTGAACGCCGGATTGCGCGACGAAACACGTCAAGCATTGGCGGTCATGGACCAGTTTCGCCTCGGCCTGGCCCAGGCGTTCCCTTGGCCTGCCGAACAAGCCAAAGCCTTGCCCGATACCGCCATCGTGTGCCGCTGCGAGATGATCAGCGCCGGTGAATTACGTGCGGTCGTCAGCGAAAAGGGCGCCTGCGAAGTCAACCGGGCCAAGGCCTTCAGCCGGGTTGGCATGGGTCGCTGTCAGGGGCGTTATTGCTCCCAGGCTGGCGCTGAGGTGATCGCCGCAGCGGCGGGCGTCAGCGTGCAACAGGTTGGCCGCCAACGCGGACAGGCGCCGGTCAAACCGCTTTCGATGCTCACCGAGGAGGTGTCGCCATGA
- a CDS encoding ABC transporter permease, whose amino-acid sequence MNNLIVKSTPATPDLSVGKVSHGPAWLGLIGAAMCVIWLLVAIFGPWLAPHPVGEVVSDNVFDSISAVYPFGTDYLGRDMLSRVLVGAKFTVGLALIAAVLASGLGTSCALLSVVSPKWLDEVISRLMDAFISIPSKMLALIMVSAFGSSVTLLICTAVLSFTPGAFRIARSMAVNIEALEYVQVARTRGERRLYIACVEILPNMLNPVLTDLGLRFGFIVLLLSGMSFLGLGVQPPDADLGSLVRENIGGLNQGAPAIVIPALAIGTLTIGVNLFIDRLSSRRSRRTGGH is encoded by the coding sequence ATGAACAATCTCATTGTGAAATCGACGCCTGCGACCCCCGACCTGTCGGTTGGCAAGGTGTCCCATGGCCCGGCGTGGCTGGGTCTGATCGGGGCTGCGATGTGCGTGATCTGGTTGCTGGTGGCGATCTTCGGCCCATGGCTGGCGCCGCACCCGGTGGGGGAAGTGGTCTCCGACAATGTCTTCGACAGCATCAGTGCCGTGTACCCGTTTGGCACCGATTACCTGGGCCGCGACATGCTCAGCCGCGTTCTGGTCGGCGCGAAATTTACTGTCGGCCTGGCGTTGATCGCGGCGGTATTGGCCAGTGGTTTGGGCACCAGTTGTGCGCTGCTTTCAGTGGTGTCGCCGAAGTGGCTCGACGAAGTGATCAGTCGCTTGATGGATGCGTTTATCTCGATCCCGAGCAAGATGCTGGCGCTGATCATGGTCTCGGCTTTCGGCTCTTCGGTGACCTTGCTGATTTGCACGGCGGTGCTGAGCTTCACCCCCGGCGCGTTCCGCATTGCCCGCAGCATGGCGGTGAACATCGAAGCCCTGGAATACGTGCAAGTCGCCCGTACCCGTGGCGAACGCCGCTTGTACATCGCCTGCGTGGAAATCCTGCCGAACATGCTTAACCCGGTGCTGACCGACCTGGGCCTGCGCTTTGGCTTCATCGTCTTGCTGCTCAGCGGCATGAGTTTCCTCGGCCTCGGCGTGCAACCGCCGGACGCCGACCTCGGCTCCTTGGTCCGGGAAAACATCGGCGGCCTCAATCAGGGCGCGCCGGCCATCGTGATTCCGGCGCTGGCTATCGGCACGCTGACGATTGGCGTGAATCTGTTTATCGACAGACTGTCGTCCCGACGTAGTCGCCGTACGGGAGGTCATTGA
- a CDS encoding ABC transporter substrate-binding protein, protein MTDNKIDSPLISGQDSLRVFEGLNRGMSRRNALQMLGVAGVAAAGAGSLFGAAGKLFAEEAATPGKGKPGGRIRVAGMSSSTADTLDPAKGALSTDYVRHFMFYNGLTRFDTHLVPQLELAERIDNTDATLWTITLRKDVTFHNGKTLSAADVVFSLSRHKDPLTGSKVMPLMEQFAEIKATGTNEVQIRLSAPNAELPSILAVSHLLIVPEGTTDFNQGIGTGPFKVKEFKPGVRSIAARNTGYWKPGLPYLDEIEFIAIGDEASRVNALLSGDVHMINEVNPRSTSRIKASAKHRVVDAPSGNYTDLIIRQDQMPGKSAEFTQAMKHLLDREQIKSAVFRGFAVVGNDHPIAPGSRYYNADLPQTVYDPEKAKFLLKKAGMESISMPLVASPAATGSVDIAVLLQQSAKQAGLKLDVNRLPSDGYWSNHWMKHPLSFGNINPRPNADVMFSQFFQSKAPWNESGWQNDQFDQLLMLARGETDDAKRSKMYADMQTLVHDHCGIGVPVFISNIDGVDQRIKGYGSNPLGGFMGYMFAEQVWLDA, encoded by the coding sequence ATGACTGACAACAAGATCGACTCACCCCTGATTTCCGGCCAGGACAGCCTGCGCGTATTCGAAGGCCTCAATCGTGGCATGTCGCGCCGCAACGCCCTGCAAATGCTCGGTGTGGCGGGTGTTGCAGCAGCGGGCGCCGGCAGCCTGTTTGGCGCCGCTGGCAAGCTGTTTGCCGAGGAAGCCGCAACACCGGGCAAAGGCAAACCCGGCGGGCGCATTCGTGTCGCCGGCATGTCCAGTTCCACCGCTGATACGCTCGACCCGGCCAAAGGCGCGCTCTCTACCGATTACGTACGCCACTTCATGTTCTACAACGGCCTGACCCGTTTCGACACGCACCTGGTGCCGCAACTGGAACTGGCCGAGCGCATCGACAACACCGATGCCACGCTGTGGACCATCACCCTGCGCAAGGACGTGACCTTTCACAACGGCAAGACCCTGAGCGCTGCCGACGTGGTGTTCTCGCTGTCACGGCACAAGGACCCGCTGACCGGTTCCAAAGTCATGCCGTTGATGGAACAGTTCGCCGAGATCAAGGCCACCGGCACCAACGAAGTGCAGATCCGCCTCAGCGCGCCGAATGCCGAGTTGCCATCGATCCTCGCCGTGTCGCACCTGTTGATCGTTCCCGAAGGCACCACTGACTTCAACCAGGGCATCGGCACCGGGCCGTTCAAGGTCAAGGAATTCAAACCCGGCGTGCGCTCGATTGCCGCGCGCAACACCGGCTACTGGAAACCGGGCCTGCCGTACCTCGACGAGATCGAGTTCATTGCGATTGGCGACGAGGCATCGCGGGTCAACGCGCTGCTGTCCGGCGACGTGCACATGATCAACGAGGTCAACCCGCGTTCCACCTCCCGGATCAAGGCCAGCGCCAAGCACCGGGTCGTCGATGCGCCGTCGGGCAACTACACTGACTTGATCATCCGTCAGGATCAGATGCCGGGCAAAAGCGCGGAATTCACCCAGGCCATGAAGCACCTGTTGGACCGCGAACAGATCAAATCCGCCGTATTCCGTGGCTTTGCCGTGGTCGGTAACGACCATCCGATTGCCCCGGGTTCGCGCTACTACAACGCCGACCTGCCGCAAACCGTCTACGACCCGGAAAAAGCCAAGTTCCTGCTGAAGAAGGCTGGCATGGAAAGCATCAGCATGCCGCTGGTCGCATCCCCTGCGGCAACCGGATCGGTGGACATCGCCGTGCTGTTGCAGCAATCGGCGAAACAGGCCGGGCTCAAGCTCGACGTCAACCGTTTGCCGAGCGACGGCTACTGGTCCAACCACTGGATGAAGCACCCGCTGAGCTTCGGCAACATCAACCCGCGACCGAATGCCGACGTGATGTTCTCGCAGTTCTTCCAGTCGAAGGCGCCGTGGAATGAATCCGGTTGGCAGAACGACCAGTTCGACCAGTTGCTGATGCTCGCTCGCGGTGAAACCGACGACGCCAAGCGCAGCAAGATGTACGCGGACATGCAAACCCTGGTGCATGACCACTGCGGCATCGGCGTGCCGGTGTTCATCAGCAACATCGACGGCGTCGACCAGCGCATCAAAGGCTACGGCAGCAACCCGCTGGGCGGGTTCATGGGCTACATGTTCGCCGAACAGGTCTGGCTGGATGCTTGA
- a CDS encoding ABC transporter ATP-binding protein, producing the protein MSELIRVEDLRVVACGERGEVEIVKGVSFALEKGEVLALIGESGSGKTTIALALLGYARRGCRLSGGVVQVGEHDMLALSEKELQGLRGNRVSYIAQSAAAAFNPAKKLIDQVVEGALIHGLGSRAVLEAKAIELFRDLALPDPDRIGQRYPHQVSGGQLQRVMAAMALISDPLLVVLDEPTTALDVTTQIDVLRAFKRVVRERGATAVYVSHDLAVVAQMADQIVVLNGGQIFEQSATAPLLKGPAHEYTRSLLAAARPDTTIRPPCGVAEETPLLTIQGLTAGYGNKNMQGMPAIRVLEDIDLTVRRGQAIGVIGESGSGKSTLARVVAGLLTPALGGLTFDGQPLGGSLSERTDEQFRRIQMVFQNADTALNPMHSVSTILSRPLKMYFGLKGAALRERIGELLDLVRLPRTMAERRPNELSGGQKQRVNLARALAAKPDLILCDEVTSALDTVVGAAILELLRDLRQELGVSYLFISHDISTVRALCDDIVVMYSGHKIQAGTRQSFAQAPFHPYTDLLIHSVPELRQGWLENCGTTCGELPPIGPKANVPELCTFLSRCPVRVDGLCNRTAPSRRIIDGGSEILCHHDSAELLKTQQDLITMTQGAYA; encoded by the coding sequence ATGAGTGAATTGATTCGAGTCGAAGACCTGCGCGTGGTCGCCTGTGGCGAGCGCGGCGAGGTGGAAATCGTCAAGGGCGTGAGCTTCGCCCTGGAAAAAGGTGAAGTGCTGGCGTTGATCGGTGAGTCGGGCTCTGGCAAGACCACCATCGCCCTGGCGCTGCTGGGTTATGCGCGGCGCGGTTGCCGGTTGTCCGGCGGGGTGGTGCAGGTCGGCGAGCACGACATGCTCGCACTTAGCGAAAAGGAATTGCAGGGCCTGCGCGGCAACCGGGTGTCGTACATCGCGCAAAGCGCGGCGGCGGCGTTCAACCCGGCGAAGAAGTTGATCGACCAAGTGGTGGAGGGCGCATTGATTCATGGCCTCGGCAGCCGTGCGGTGCTTGAAGCCAAAGCCATCGAACTGTTCCGCGACCTGGCATTGCCGGATCCCGATCGCATTGGCCAGCGCTACCCGCATCAGGTCTCGGGCGGGCAACTGCAACGGGTGATGGCGGCCATGGCGCTGATCAGCGATCCGTTGCTGGTGGTGCTCGACGAACCGACTACTGCCCTCGACGTGACTACTCAGATTGATGTGTTGAGAGCCTTCAAACGCGTGGTCCGTGAACGTGGGGCGACGGCGGTCTACGTGTCCCACGACTTGGCGGTCGTCGCACAAATGGCCGATCAAATCGTCGTGCTCAATGGTGGCCAGATCTTTGAACAGAGCGCCACCGCGCCGCTGCTCAAAGGTCCGGCCCACGAATACACCCGAAGCCTGTTGGCAGCGGCGCGGCCCGACACGACCATTCGCCCTCCGTGCGGCGTGGCGGAAGAGACGCCGTTGCTGACGATCCAGGGCCTGACGGCCGGTTACGGCAACAAGAACATGCAAGGCATGCCGGCGATCCGCGTGCTGGAGGACATCGACCTGACCGTGCGCCGGGGCCAGGCCATCGGCGTGATCGGTGAGTCGGGTTCCGGAAAATCGACCTTGGCGCGGGTGGTGGCGGGGTTGCTGACCCCGGCGTTGGGCGGGCTGACCTTCGACGGTCAACCCTTGGGCGGCAGCCTCTCGGAGCGCACCGACGAACAGTTCCGCCGCATCCAGATGGTGTTCCAGAATGCCGACACGGCACTGAACCCGATGCACAGCGTCAGCACCATTCTCAGCCGGCCACTAAAGATGTATTTCGGCCTCAAGGGCGCGGCGTTGCGAGAGCGTATCGGCGAGTTGCTGGACCTGGTGCGCCTGCCGCGGACCATGGCCGAACGACGCCCGAATGAACTGTCCGGCGGGCAAAAACAACGGGTCAACCTGGCCCGTGCCTTGGCGGCCAAACCGGATCTTATCCTCTGCGATGAAGTGACCTCGGCGCTGGACACGGTGGTCGGTGCGGCGATTCTCGAATTGCTGCGCGACCTGCGCCAGGAACTGGGGGTTTCCTACCTGTTTATCAGCCACGACATCTCCACCGTTCGGGCGCTGTGCGATGACATTGTGGTGATGTACAGCGGCCACAAGATCCAGGCCGGCACTCGGCAGTCGTTTGCCCAGGCACCGTTCCATCCGTACACCGACCTGTTGATCCATTCGGTGCCGGAGTTGCGCCAAGGCTGGTTGGAAAACTGCGGCACCACCTGCGGTGAGCTACCGCCGATTGGTCCCAAAGCGAACGTGCCGGAACTCTGTACTTTTCTCAGTCGCTGTCCGGTGCGGGTCGATGGCTTGTGCAATCGCACCGCGCCGAGCCGCCGGATCATCGACGGCGGCAGTGAAATCCTCTGCCACCACGACAGCGCCGAGTTGCTGAAAACCCAGCAGGATCTGATCACCATGACCCAGGGAGCCTATGCATGA
- a CDS encoding (2Fe-2S)-binding protein → MKGRFVRLAEQGRPTVSLQVDGTAIEALQGDTLMVALLTQGNALRQSEFDSGRRAGFCLMGACQDCWVWTRSGERLRACSNEVREGLDIVTTQPEATWPLHG, encoded by the coding sequence ATGAAGGGGCGTTTTGTGAGGCTGGCCGAGCAGGGCCGGCCGACCGTCAGTTTGCAGGTGGACGGCACGGCCATCGAGGCGTTGCAGGGCGACACCTTGATGGTGGCGTTGCTGACTCAGGGCAACGCGTTGCGCCAGTCGGAATTCGATTCGGGCCGTCGCGCTGGTTTCTGCCTGATGGGTGCCTGCCAGGATTGCTGGGTCTGGACCCGCAGCGGCGAGCGTCTGCGTGCCTGTTCCAATGAAGTCCGTGAAGGGCTGGACATCGTCACCACACAACCGGAGGCGACATGGCCACTGCACGGATAG
- a CDS encoding ABC transporter permease yields MNSNTLWLIGRRLGAAIVTLLIVSMVVFAITAVLPGDAAQQSLGQFATPEQVAALRLKLGLDQPGVLRYLHWLMNLLSGDMGLSVSNAMPVTELMAGRVPNTLMLAAATALVSVPVALILGIGSAMGRGGRIDSFLSFFTLAMVAVPEFLVATLAVLIFAVNLGWLSALSYASDITSPWQFMRTYALPVMTLCCVIVAQMARMTRAAVIDQLDSPYVEMARLKGVSPMRIVLRHALPNAIGPIANAIALSLSYLLGGVVIVETIFNYPGIASLMVDAVTNRDMALVQACTMLFCTAYLGLVLIADLCAILSNPRLRNQ; encoded by the coding sequence ATGAATAGCAACACACTGTGGTTGATCGGTAGGCGCCTGGGCGCCGCGATCGTGACTTTGTTGATCGTGTCCATGGTCGTGTTTGCGATCACGGCGGTATTGCCGGGGGACGCGGCGCAACAATCCCTCGGGCAGTTCGCCACACCGGAACAGGTGGCGGCACTGCGCCTGAAACTGGGGCTCGACCAGCCCGGTGTGCTGCGTTACCTGCACTGGTTGATGAACCTGCTCAGCGGCGACATGGGCCTGTCGGTGTCCAACGCGATGCCGGTCACCGAGTTGATGGCGGGCCGGGTGCCGAACACCCTGATGCTGGCGGCCGCCACGGCGCTGGTGTCGGTGCCGGTGGCGTTGATCCTCGGCATTGGTTCGGCGATGGGCCGTGGCGGGCGTATCGACAGCTTCCTGAGCTTCTTCACCCTGGCCATGGTCGCCGTCCCGGAGTTTCTGGTGGCGACCCTGGCGGTGCTGATTTTCGCGGTGAACCTGGGCTGGTTATCGGCGCTGTCCTACGCCAGCGACATCACTTCACCGTGGCAATTCATGCGCACTTACGCCTTGCCGGTGATGACCCTGTGCTGCGTGATCGTCGCGCAAATGGCCCGGATGACCCGCGCCGCCGTCATCGATCAACTCGACAGCCCCTACGTGGAAATGGCCCGGCTCAAAGGCGTCAGCCCGATGCGCATCGTGCTGCGCCATGCCTTGCCCAATGCGATCGGGCCGATTGCCAATGCCATCGCCCTGAGCCTGTCGTACCTGCTGGGCGGGGTGGTGATTGTCGAGACGATCTTCAACTATCCCGGCATCGCCAGCCTGATGGTCGATGCCGTGACTAACCGCGACATGGCGCTGGTCCAGGCCTGCACCATGTTGTTTTGTACGGCGTACCTGGGGTTGGTGCTGATTGCCGACCTGTGCGCGATTCTGTCCAATCCGAGGCTGAGAAACCAATGA